The following is a genomic window from Bacillus sp. FJAT-52991.
CTTCCTTGCATCACCGAAGCTAAGCGACCAATATACGAATCCGGACCATGGGTAGCAATTAAATCACTGACCATTCCTAAAGCGGCCGTTCCTGAAATCGGACGAATTAACGCGAGCGGAAAGACTTCTGGTGCAAGACCGATCCATACCAAGACCGGCCGCATCCATTCTACTACACTTTCAAGAGCACCTGAGGCTCGGAAAATAGCAATTGACACCATCATGCCTACTAAATAAGGGATAATCGAAACCGCAATTTGGATACCTTCTTTTCCACCTTCTACAAAGGTTTCGTATGTGGGAACTTTTTTCAGTGTACCGTAAAATAAAATCAAGCCAATCATAACAGGAATAATCCACATGGAAATGGCAGAGAGCCCGGCCATTTATCCCCCTCCCTTTCGTTTGCGACGTGAGTGAAAATATCGGTCGATCACAATAGCAAAGACCGCCGAACAGGCCGTTGCGAACAGGGTAGGTGCCACAATTTCTGCTGGTGAAGCCGAGTGATAGGAAAAGCGAATGGCCAAAACAGTTGTTGGAATAAGTGTGATGCTTGATGTATTAATAGCTAGAAAGGTAATCATGGAGCGACTGGCTTCGCTTTTCCCTCCATTTAATCGCTTTAACTCCTCCATCGCTTTAATGCCAAAAGGAGTGGCCGCATTTCCAAGGCCAAACATATTAGCGGTCATATTCGACAAGATGTATCCCATGGCGGGATGATCGGTCGGGATATCTGGGAATAATCGTTTCGCAATCGGCTGAAACAAACGAGCAAATTGTTGCAGCATACCGGCTTTCTCGGCTATTTTCATTAAGCCCAGCCAAAAAACAAGAACACTAATTAAACCGATACAAATCGTCACAGCTTCTCCTGAGGCTTCAAATACAGCTTTATTCACCTCATGCATTTTGCCGTTGACCGCTGC
Proteins encoded in this region:
- a CDS encoding nucleoside recognition domain-containing protein; the encoded protein is MVNYIWVGMTLIGLIFAAVNGKMHEVNKAVFEASGEAVTICIGLISVLVFWLGLMKIAEKAGMLQQFARLFQPIAKRLFPDIPTDHPAMGYILSNMTANMFGLGNAATPFGIKAMEELKRLNGGKSEASRSMITFLAINTSSITLIPTTVLAIRFSYHSASPAEIVAPTLFATACSAVFAIVIDRYFHSRRKRKGGG
- a CDS encoding spore maturation protein; its protein translation is MAGLSAISMWIIPVMIGLILFYGTLKKVPTYETFVEGGKEGIQIAVSIIPYLVGMMVSIAIFRASGALESVVEWMRPVLVWIGLAPEVFPLALIRPISGTAALGMVSDLIATHGPDSYIGRLASVMQGSTDTTFYVLTIYFGAVGIKQMGDALKVGLLADLAGFAAAVFVVSWIFS